Proteins from a single region of Apium graveolens cultivar Ventura chromosome 7, ASM990537v1, whole genome shotgun sequence:
- the LOC141671637 gene encoding protein IQ-DOMAIN 22-like: MTYSLDALINVKIAPSNFTIKLPTGATASISHIGDIMLPNGLQLLNVLHIPGFNHNLLSFHKLARDAKCDVIFQPNRCMTIKPRTNTGVLRQAVHLIKRLPSAVLNFRTPYEKLHEEAATYDHLKSVHHLLYFNPLLKLLIALRALRGLVKLQALVRGHIVRKQIAERLLQMQAALRARTRAGALRTQIYESSQSAIKPCHINFLGPATPENYEPDVRRSRSSKHEQSVMQKRNESISSFRVGPDKENLKYHYNTDEEAYNRVLSHRRSFTTLKDSTLHQPIFSPSSGEDQSLAPLKFTNNVDEASVYAAQTSLKLISTKRASLTRSGPFTPTLRNISGSCKSGYSDYYPSYMSYTESSKAKVRSLSSPRQNTQLERSNTAKRFPSHGGYCTMKSSGTQNSPSTLHSNFTSKAYPGSGRLDRVGMPLGSNGVGFSGGLLSSY; the protein is encoded by the exons ATGACCTACTCTTTGGATGCTTTGATTAATGTTAAGATAGCTCCGTCCAATTTTACAATAAAGTTACCTACTGGAGCTACTGCATCTATCAGTCATATAGGTGATATAATGTTACCTAATGGACTTCAGTTGCTGAATGTACTACATATTCCTGGgtttaatcacaatttattgtCATTTCATAAGTTGGCCAGGGATGCCAAGTGTGATGTGATTTTTCAGCCAAATCGTTGTATGACTATAAAACCCAGGACAAATACTGGAGTATTAAGGCAAG CCGTCCATTTAATTAAAAGGCTGCCAAGTGCAGTGCTGAATTTCCGTACACCATATGAAAAATTGCATGAAGAAGCTGCTACATATGATCATCTAAAG TCAGTGCATCATCTTTTATATTTCAACCCATTACTCAAACTTTTAATTGCTTTGAGGGCATTGAGAGGGTTGGTGAAACTTCAAGCTCTAGTCAGGGGACACATTGTGAGAAAACAAATTGCAGAGAGGCTACTGCAGATGCAGGCAGCATTGCGAGCTCGAACACGAGCTGGTGCATTAAGGACCCAGATTTATGAGTCTTCTCAGTCAGCCATCAAGCCCTGTCACATAAATTTCCTA GGACCTGCAACTCCCGAAAACTATGAACCTGACGTACGTAGGAGCAGGAGTTCAAAGCATGAACAATCAGTTATGCAAAAG AGAAATGAATCAATATCAAGTTTCAGGGTTGGACCCGATAAAGAAaatttgaaatatcattataataCGGATGAAGAAGCATACAACCGAGTTCTTTCACACCGTCGCAGCTTCACCACATTAAAAGACTCGACTCTCCATCAACCAATTTTCAGTCCATCTTCAGGTGAAGATCAGTCACTGGCCCCTCTCAAATTTACAAACAATGTTGATGAAGCCTCAGTTTACGCTGCTCAAACTAGCCTAAAGTTAATTTCAACAAAAAGGGCTAGCCTTACAAGAAGTGGACCATTTACTCCGACCTTGAGAAACATCTCAGGAAGCTGCAAAAGCGGTTACTCTGACTACTACCCGAGTTACATGTCGTACACAGAATCATCAAAAGCTAAGGTGAGGTCTCTCAGTTCCCCGCGTCAAAATACTCAGCTGGAAAGATCCAATACAGCCAAGAGGTTTCCAAGTCACGGTGGATATTGTACCATGAAATCATCAGGCACGCAGAACAGTCCTTCGACATTGCATTCTAACTTCACCAGCAAAGCCTACCCTGGATCAGGCCGGCTAGATAGGGTTGGAATGCCCCTGGGAAGTAATGGCGTTGGGTTCAGTGGCGGTCTTTTAAGCAGTTACTAG
- the LOC141672776 gene encoding protein IQ-DOMAIN 22-like — translation MGKAARWFRSLLGLKKPDNVTMTTPNTDAKLTPIRRWSFSRSKSTTNRYSIMSPSFISALPRFQLKDGDDQQPAASEVECAQNSCNRNRDYWFAVKIQSHFRAYLARKALRALRGLVKLQALVRGHIVRKQIAERLLQMQAALRARTRAGALRTQIYESSQSAIKPCHINFLGPATPENYEPDVRRSRSSKHEQSVMQKRNESISSFRVGPDKENLKYHYNTDEEAYNRVLSHRRSFTTLKDSTLHQPIFSPSSGEDQSLAPLKFTNNVDEASVYAAQTSLKLISTKRASLTRSGPFTPTLRNISGSCKSGYSDYYPSYMSYTESSKAKVRSLSSPRQNTQLERSNTAKRFPSHGGYCTMKSSGTQNSPSTLHSNFTSKAYPGSGRLDRVGMPLGSNGVGFSGGLLSSY, via the exons ATGGGGAAAGCAGCTCGATGGTTTCGCAGCCTTCTCGGCCTGAAAAAGCCTGATAATGTCACCATGACCACCCCTAACACTGATGCAAAACTTACTCCAATTCGACGATGGAGCTTCAGCAGGTCCAAGTCCACCACAAACCGCTACAGCATTATGTCTCCTTCCTTCATTTCTGCATTGCCTCGGTTTCAACTGAAAGACGGAGATGATCAGCAGCCTGCAGCATCAGAAGTGGAGTGTGCTCAAAATTCCTGTAACAGGAATCGTGATTACTGGTTTGCAGTCAAGATACAGTCCCATTTTCGAGCATATTTG GCAAGAAAGGCTTTGAGGGCATTGAGAGGGTTGGTGAAACTTCAAGCTCTAGTCAGGGGACACATTGTGAGAAAACAAATTGCAGAGAGGCTACTGCAGATGCAGGCAGCATTGCGAGCTCGAACACGAGCTGGTGCATTAAGGACCCAGATTTATGAGTCTTCTCAGTCAGCCATCAAGCCCTGTCACATAAATTTCCTA GGACCTGCAACTCCCGAAAACTATGAACCTGACGTACGTAGGAGCAGGAGTTCAAAGCATGAACAATCAGTTATGCAAAAG AGAAATGAATCAATATCAAGTTTCAGGGTTGGACCCGATAAAGAAaatttgaaatatcattataataCGGATGAAGAAGCATACAACCGAGTTCTTTCACACCGTCGCAGCTTCACCACATTAAAAGACTCGACTCTCCATCAACCAATTTTCAGTCCATCTTCAGGTGAAGATCAGTCACTGGCCCCTCTCAAATTTACAAACAATGTTGATGAAGCCTCAGTTTACGCTGCTCAAACTAGCCTAAAGTTAATTTCAACAAAAAGGGCTAGCCTTACAAGAAGTGGACCATTTACTCCGACCTTGAGAAACATCTCAGGAAGCTGCAAAAGCGGTTACTCTGACTACTACCCGAGTTACATGTCGTACACAGAATCATCAAAAGCTAAGGTGAGGTCTCTCAGTTCCCCGCGTCAAAATACTCAGCTGGAAAGATCCAATACAGCCAAGAGGTTTCCAAGTCACGGTGGATATTGTACCATGAAATCATCAGGCACGCAGAACAGTCCTTCGACATTGCATTCTAACTTCACCAGCAAAGCCTACCCTGGATCAGGCCGGCTAGATAGGGTTGGAATGCCCCTGGGAAGTAATGGCGTTGGGTTCAGTGGCGGTCTTTTAAGCAGTTACTAG
- the LOC141670959 gene encoding uncharacterized protein LOC141670959, with product MQALPVVSLTGEMTGGDSPPPSLYGALLARFQSLETSHLELKQQFDVLVEDKHKYLLPGRDGGSCQCSWISDGMVFSGSPHKSVLDHMGHAVHVSRLDTEEIVFWNRAAEKLYGYEEYEVLGQRYTELLIDEEHEFAKQFLKVLCQGTSCSGQFPFKKKSGETFMALVTKSPLYEDGELVGIITVSSDGAVFSRTNPGHPRIDRDCERGKPQKQGLDLKNIKWHAQAQIPSVPQIASTVSNLASKVLSRKPGEDSSECTNYRVGVESKLDGHTITAEKPPLDNRLKPRFSFNFKRCTTEAESNAKDESTFESSQPSNFAAKVLSKLNIGQLGKDRDLTTKHNNFTNVPSSYQCVSGNGYQQKSEDFPFSAGRRITNVDVAVIVPTFEVREYEAPKHDHVIVPRFQLEVKELESDSPTSKVLEADDLPKQQLFLQQSGSSEETTCRNESSSREESGLNTRVDCEILWEDLQLREEIGQGSFAVVYRGIWNASDVAVKVYFGDEYSEEALLDHKKEIDIMRKLRHPNVLLFMGAVYSQKKIAMVTEYLPRGSLFKALHKNNHSLDIKRRLRMALDVARGMNYLHHRNPPIVHRDLKTSNLLVDKNWNVKVGDFGLSKLKHATFLTAKSGRGTPQWMAPEVLRNEPSNEKSDVFSFGVILWELMTQAIPWSDLNPLQVVGVVGFMDRRLDIPDALDPRISSLIEDCWQSNPGNRPSFKDIIKIMANLILAYQGSTRGSVDA from the exons ATGCAAGCACTCCCAGTTGTTTCCCTCACCGGAGAAATGACCGGCGGCGACTCACCACCACCGTCTTTATACGGAGCTTTACTAGCCAGGTTTCAGAGCTTGGAGACAAGTCACTTGGAGCTCAAGCAACAGTTTGATGTATTAGTTGAAGATAAACACAAGTACTTGTTGCCAGGTAGAGATGGAGGGTCTTGTCAGTGTTCTTGGATTTCCGACGGGATGGTCTTCTCCGGTAGTCCTCATAAAAGTGTGTTGGATCATATGGGGCATGCAGTTCATGTTAGTAGGCTTGATACTGAAGAGATTGTTTTTTG GAACCGTGCCGCTGAGAAACTTTATGGATACGAGGAATATGAAGTTCTAGGGCAGAGATATACAGAACTACTCATTGATGAAGAACATGAGTTTGCAAAGCAGTTTTTAAAAGTTTTGTGCCAAGGTACCTCTTGTTCAGGTCAATTTCCTTTTAAGAAGAAGTCGGGAGAGACATTCATGGCACTAGTGACAAAAAGCCCATTATATGAGGATGGTGAGCTTGTTGGTATTATTACTGTTTCAAGTGATGGGGCTGTGTTCAGTAGAACAAATCCAGGTCACCCAAGAATTGATCGAGATTGTGAAAGGGGGAAACCGCAAAAACAGGGGTTGGACCTGAAAAATATTAAGTGGCATGCACAAGCACAGATTCCTTCGGTGCCACAGATTGCATCTACAGTTTCAAATTTG GCCTCGAAAGTTCTATCTAGAAAACCTGGTGAAGATAGCAGTGAATGCACAAATTACAGAGTTGGAGTGGAGAGCAAACTGGACGGTCACACAATAACAGCAGAGAAGCCACCTCTGGACAAT CGTTTGAAGCCTCGTTTCAGTTTCAACTTTAAAAGGTGCACAACTGAGGCCGAAAGTAATGCCAAAGATGAATCCACTTTCGAGTCATCTCAACCTTCTAATTTT GCTGCCAAAGTTTTATCGAAGTTGAATATTGGTCAGCTTGGGAAAGACAGAGATTTGACCACAAAACATAACAACTTCACAAATGTGCCAAGTTCATATCAATGTGTCTCTGGTAATGGTTACCAGCAAAAGAGTGAAGACTTCCCCTTTTCTGCAGGAAGAAGAATTACAAATGTAGATGTGGCAGTGATCGTTCCCACTTTTGAAGTTAGGGAGTACGAGGCTCCGAAACATGACCATGTTATCGTTCCAAGATTCCAACTTGAGGTGAAGGAGTTGGAGTCAGATTCACCAACTTCAAAAGTTTTGGAAGCAGATGATTTGCCAAAGCAACAGTTATTTCTGCAACAGAGTGGTAGTTCAGAGGAGACAACCTGCAGAAATGAAAGTTCTTCAAGAGAAGAATCGGGATTGAACACGAGAGTAGATTGTGAAATTCTATGGGAAGATCTTCAATTGAGGGAGGAAATTGGTCAAG GTTCGTTTGCTGTGGTATATCGTGGGATTTGGAACGCATCG GATGTTGCTGTAAAGGTCTATTTTGGAGACGAGTACAGCGAAGAAGCCTTGCTTGATCATAAAAAGGAG ATTGATATCATGAGAAAATTAAGGCATCCGAATGTACTGTTGTTTATGGGTGCTGTGTATTCCCAGAAAAAAATTGCAATGGTGACAGAATACTTACCACG TGGTAGTCTCTTTAAAGCCCTTCACAAAAATAATCATTCATTAGACATCAAACGACGTCTCAGGATGGCCCTTGATGTT GCAAGAGGAATGAATTATTTGCATCACAGAAACCCTCCAATAGTACACAGAGATCTGAAAACTTCAAATCTGCTTGTTGACAAGAATTGGAATGTGAAG GTTGGAGATTTCGGCCTATCAAAGCTTAAGCATGCAACTTTCTTAACAGCAAAATCTGGAAGAGGAACG CCTCAGTGGATGGCTCCTGAAGTTCTTCGAAATGAACCTTCAAATGAAAA ATCGGATGTCTTCAGTTTTGGCGTGATACTCTGGGAACTAATGACGCAAGCCATTCCATGGAGTGATCTTAATCCACTACAG GTTGTCGGAGTTGTGGGGTTCATGGATCGCAGATTAGACATACCCGATGCCCTTGATCCTCGCATATCTTCTCTAATCGAAGACTGTTGGCAAAG CAATCCTGGAAACCGCCCTTCGTTTAAAGACATTATCAAGATCATGGCAAACCTAATCCTTGCATATCAAGGTTCAACTCGCGGAAGCGTCGATGCTTAA